ttttttttttttttttgataaaaaagttcaaaaagaTGATGATGGTCCTTTTTATAATTTGGCCAAAGTAAGTTGGCTGTGGTTGGGGCACAGGGCCCCAAGCTTCAAGAGCGTCCAAATGCCCATCCACCATGGGAAAAGTTTAAAACAAGTCTTTTTTTTGCTACCCTTTCCACTCATAAAACCACCTCATTTATATTCTCTTTTGACTATTCTTCTCTTGATTAAACATGAGTCCATTTCTTTCTCATATTaaccatcttcttcttcattaatTTTGGACTAAGTTTCCTTTCtagaattatcaaatttttgacGCAAAATTCTTtgaggaaataattttttaatgatatgattctcataaatgattttttttaataaattattattcttCCTGTAGAAGACTTTGGTAGTTAGGGAGGAAGCGAGTGGCgatttctttgaaaatgaaaagataaattaattaagaaaaagcaaaaatagAAAAGTTGGGTAAGAGCGGTGAAttcaataaattgaaaattttttttggtaGGTTAAGTGGCTGATGGAGAaaatttagagagagaaagtgaataGGAGAGAGAGGGGGAACTGAAAAGAGAGAGTAAGTATGAAAAGGTGAAAGCCGTGCGATGCCTTGCAGCGGTTGCGTGTGGAAAGCAGAAAATTGGTTGAAAGGCCGAACAGGAGAGAGTTTGGGTGCAAACCCCACTCGCGGCCGACGGAGCTCACACCTCACGCGCTCTTCACGCGTTCAATTTGAAAGAGCAGCGCGAGGAAGACCTGGTTATCATGGAGCGTGTGGGCACGCGGATCAGTTGATGTTGGAGAAGCATTGTTGAGAGAGAAAGGCAGTCAAGCTACAGTCATATTTAGAGAGAGAAGGATGGAAAAAGAAAGTGATAAAAAGTAATCTACTCATGAATCTCTCTCTTCCCTTTCTCTCAAAGCTAAAAGGcctcctttttctctctctctcttcgtTATCCCAGCGTATTCAGacaattgaatttttattttctaaatgaaataaaataaaagatgacaCCAAAAGGAGAGCAGATTGCTCTGCGCAGAAAGCATTTTCCAGAAATCCTTGCAACTGATAGTACTTCCACCTtcctattttccagaaattctctttcactttctctttctctttctctctctactataaaacaaaacattttCCACGCCTTTTTCTCTGCACCCAAACTAATTTACTTGACTTGGGGTTTTATGCAGGCTCTGTAATATTTGAAAAAGTCGAGCTTTTTTTTTACCTCGGTGTTTTTGTTTAGGATATTTTTGAGCTTGAATCCGATAGGAGAGGTGTTGataagagagaaagaagagagagagagaaatgaggAGGGTTTTTGTGAAGGAGGGGATCTGATCTTTCCCTTTCGAGGTTGAATTCTCGAACTGCTTTTTGAGTCACACGCAGACAAAGATCCCTCTCTTATGTAACTCAAGCTTAGCTActccttttattatttttccggtttttcttttttcctttttcttctctcttgtgTAAAGGCTTTTATGGTTTTCCCCTTGTGATTCATTTTTCCTGGAAGGCgagaaatttggaattcatcTTTGTAGAAACCCTTGACTGGAAATCCATCCTTCGGAGGTGAAAGAGTAGATAGAATTAGAACACATGCATTATTGATAGCAGCCTCCCTTCTTCCAAGCCCCCAATTTAGTTCATCAGATATCGGTGCAATTCAAAGGATCAGATTGCTTGTTGTGGAATTAAAAGAAGGGGGAAAAAATTGAAGCGATAGAGGGAGAGAAATGAGAGCAGGTCTCAGCACGATCCAACAGACCCTGACGCCGGAGGCGGCTAGCGTGTTGAACCACTCGATTGCGGAGGCGGGTCGTCGGAATCACGGGCAAACTACGCCGCTTCACGTGGCAGCAACCCTTCTGGGCTCCCCCTCCGGCTTTCTCCGCCAGGCTTGCATCCGATCACACCCCAATTCTTCCCACCCACTCCAGTGCAGAGCTCTTGAGCTCTGCTTCAGCGTCGCACTTGAGCGCCTCCCAACCGCCCAAAACATCTCCCCAGGCCTTGAACCCCCCATCTCCAATGCTCTCATGGCCGCCCTTAAGCGCGCCCAAGCGCACCAGCGCCGCGGCTGCCCTGAGCAGCAGCAGCAACCTCTTCTCGCTGTCAAGGTCGAGCTTCAACAACTCATCATCTCCATACTCGATGACCCCAGCGTTAGCAGGGTCATGCGCGAGGCTAGCTTCTCCAGCCCTGCTGTCAAGGCCACCATTGAGCAGTCCATGAATTCCCCACCCACACCCAATGTTTCTCCTTCCCCAATTGGATTGGGTGGCTTCCGAGGACCCGGTGCCCCCACCTCCACCCCCACTCCCACCCCAACCCGCAATTTGTATTTGAATCCGCGGTTGCAGCAACAAGGCAACGCCGCCACCGCTGCGGCTGCCAACCAGTCCGGCCACCAGAGGGCCGAGGAAGTGAAGCGCGTTGTTGATATTTTGTTGAGAACTAAGAAAAGAAATCCGGTGCTGGTGGGCGAATCAGAGCCGGAGGCCGTGATGAAGGAGCTACTTAGGAGAATTGAGAAGAGGGATTTCGGAGATGGACCACTGAAGAATGTCGAGGTGATTTCTCTTCACAGGGAGCTCTCTCTTAATAATTCCGATAGAACTCAAATACCCACCAAGCTAAAGGAATTGGGTAGATTGGTGGAAGCCCGAATCGGAGGTGGAAGCATTATTCTTGATTTAGGGGACCTGAAATGGCTTGTCGAGCAGCCGGTGAATTTAGGAGTTGCCGGCTCTGGTACAGTTGGGCAGCAGGTTGTTTCAGAGGCAGGGCGCGCTGCTGTGGCAGAGATGGGGAAGTTACTGGCGACGTTCGGAGAGGGTAGCAATGGCCGGCTTTGGTTGATTGGGACTGCTACTTGTGAGACTTATTTGAGGTGCCAGGTCTATCACCCTTCCATGGAAAATGATTGGGATCTGCAGGCAGTGCCAATTGCTGCTAGAACCCCTGTTCCAGGGCTTTTTTCGAGGTTGGTTTCATGTTCTACCTTCAATCAGACAGACCTTATTGCTTCTATTTTCCATGATTCAAGTAGTTAAATCTACTTTAAGAGAACAATAAAACATATGCCTGTAAGTTAGTTTTCTGAGTTCATTGGTTtggataatttgttttttcagATACACTACTCGAACAATTACATATTCCATATTTGATGCTGTCAATCTGGTTTCTCTGTGTTGGATTCGATCTATAGTTTCAGCCTGTTTTGAGATTATGTTTTGGGCAggattttagttaaaaattttggattttgctGCTTAGAAACTTTCTTGATATAGAGGTTTAGGTAGACAAAGGTTGTCAAATTTCACCTTGAGTAGATccaaaaatttccatttttttgacTTTATGCAAGCATTTTAGTTTTTACTTCAAATTGACACTGCCTTGGATCATGTCTTTTGGTTGGCCCTCTTGTTAAGTTCTTCCCTCTCTAAATAGACACCTTGGTGTGTGGATTCATTTCAAGCATCTTGAAAACCATGCTTGAGCTTTGAAGACATGgttcttattttttatcatcCCTTCACTGTTATTCATGTCTTATTTTCTAGATTTGGGACAAATGGGATTCTTAGCAGCTCTGTTGAGTCTCTGACACCAATGAAGAACTTTCCAACTGCAATAACTGCTCTACCAAGGCGTGTCTCTGAGAACATGGATCCTGCTCAGAAAATGAGCTGCTGCCCACAGTGCATGGAGAATTATGAACAAGAGCTAGGAAAGCTTGAAGGCCAGGAGTTCGAGAAGTCATCATCTGAAGTGAAATCAGAAGTGTCTCGGTCATCACTCCCACAGTGGTTGAAGAATGCTAAAGCTCTGGACGGTGATGTTAAAACAACAGATCAGTCACAGGTATGTTTTAACTGTGTCCTACAAGTTTGGAAGACCATATCACATTGAAATATTGAATCACATTTTTGTTACCATTTATGTGTTTACAGACCAAGGATCAAGAACTGATCTGGAAGCAGAAGCCTCAAGATTTACTAAAGAAATGGAATGACACATGCTTGCATCTACATCCTAATTTTCATCAGCCCAACCTCAACTCTGAGAGAATCACTCCAACAGCTCTCTCGATGACGGGCTTGTACAATGCGACTCTGCTTGGGCGGCAAGCCTTCCAGCCCAAGTTACAACCAACCAGAAACCTTGGAGAAACTCTGCAGTTGAACTCAAATCTTGTGGCCAACCAACCATGTGAACAGGCAGTTACACCACCTGGAAGCCCTGTACGGACTGACCTTGTTCTTGGGCGAACAAAGATCAATGAAACCACCACAGAGAAAATCCATAAAGAGCATGTCAAAGACTTTTTCCAGTGCATTTCTTCTGAATCACTGAACAAGTTCCATGAATTGCAAAATGACAAACTTAGCCCATTGGATGCCGACTCAGTCAAAAAGCTTCTCAAGGGTCTGGCAGAGAAGGTCTCATGGCAGCAGGATGCAGCACGTACTGTGGCTACAACTGTGACCCAATGCAAAATGGGCAATGGAAAACGGCGAAGTGCTGGGTCAAAGGGTGACATATGGCTATTGTTCACGGGTCCCGACAGGATTGGCAAGAAGAAGATGGCAGCTGCTCTTTCAGAGCTGGTATGTGGGGTCAATCCAATTATGATATGTCTTGGTTCAAGGCGTGATGATGGGGAATTGGATATGAATTTCCGTGGTAAAACAGCAGTGGATCGCATTGCAGAAGCAGTTAGGAGAAACCACTTCTCAGTAATTATGCTTGAGGACATTGATGAAGCAGATATGCTTGTTCAAGGGAGCATAAAACGGGCCATGGAGAGAGGGCGACTTGTTGATTCCCATGGCCGTGAGGTAAGTCTTGGGAATGTCATCTTCATCCTCACTGCAAATTGGTTGGTTGATAATCGCAAAAGCTTGTCCAACAGCACTTTGCTGAACGAGGAGAAGCTTGCTTCTATCGCAGGTGGTGGTTGGCAGTTAAAATTATCTGCTAGTGAGAAGTCGGCTAAGCGGCGAGCCAATTGGCTGCATGATGAAGACCGGTCCACCAAGCCTAGGAAGGAAAATGGTTCTGCTCTGTCATTTGACCTTAATCAGGCAGCTGACACTGAAGATGATAGGGCAGATGGATCTCGCAATTCAAGTGACCTCACCATTGATCACGAAGATGAGCAGGGCCCTGAAAACAGGTGTCTGCCTCCAACTTCAGCATCGAGGGAGTTGCTCAATTCAGTAGACAATGTCATTACCTTCAAGCCTGTAGACTTTAACCCAATTCGACACCAAGTCAGAAGCTGCATTGCCAGAAAATTTTCCTCCGTCATGGGTGACAAGCTTTCAATCCAAGTAGAAGATGAAGCGCTGGAGAAGATCCTAGGGGGAGTATGGTTAGGCAGAAGCGGGTTAGAAGAGTGGGCAGAGAAGGTTTTGGTGCCTGGGTTCCACCAGCTAAAGGCATCCATGTCCTCCACTGATGCCGCTTGTGATGAGTCTACGATGCTTGTTCGGCTTGAATTCTTCGACTCTGATTCAGATAGCCGGGGCTATGGAGATTGGCTGCCAAGTAAAATAACGGTGGTGGTTGGTGGGTCGTGACACGTGATTTCTGTTGGTATCACCTCATCTCTGATGGGTAGGAATGTAAATATGCCCAACTAGTTGGCCAGGGTCGTCGACGGTTGGAGAGGGTAAAGAAAGAtggttaaaaacaaaaaaaagaggcaaaaaaaaaggaaaaaaaaaaaaaaacagtgggACCGGGGGATGATTAGGTTAGCGGTATCTTTAAGTGCCAGGCTCTgtctcactttttattttattttatttttatttatagtattttgattataaatatttattaattacatGAACTTTGATTAATAAGATGAGGCATTCCTCTGTTTGTTATAGTTTAACAGTGTCTCATAAATTCCTTTTTGGCTGTTACGCATGGTATTGAAGTTAATGATTGATGGTTAGCATATGGTCTATATGAAGAAGGTGTGTTAGGCTTCTGGGCAAATGGAATGGCATATAAATTCAATGGTAAATGGACTTTTGAGTAGTCAATAAGAATTTGAAAGGGTGGAGGACAAATGTGAAAcagagtggtcaacaatttcaccttttctcttttttccccaCTTTTTCTAATGTTTGAAGATGTGGTAGTATTATTGACTTTCAGATTAAGCAAATCAGAATCTGAATGCACATCACCGACATAGGATGGAAAAGATTTTCggttttgcttttcttgttttctctGTACAACACACTGGAAAGTTGGTTGCATGGACAATTACAGTTGCGCCCAAGGGTTTAAGCTGCTTGTAAAAGTGACCCTGTCTCAAAGGGTTATATATGCATGTTTCTACCCAACCTTGAAAGTTGAATGGAgaattataagataaaaacatcACAAAACtgataaatggaaaaaaatagtaaaaagttgaaaaaatttaaaaaattctcacatatttattcaaattatcTCCCTcccttttttattaaataaaagtcaAAGAATTTGAGGATATATaagtttttgaataattttatttatttatttcatatcttGCAGAGTACATCACTTGAGagattttagatttatttttatttatttttccattttttaagtACTTTCCATGATTCAAAGAAAGTCTTGACCTAATTTAACTGAGTGCAAAGAGAATATAAAGATGGTAAAAACTATTTGCTTGGTCAATTTTTTAGCTACCACATGGAGGGACGAATTATGGCAATAGAAGGCAAGAAGGAAGCAATGAAGGCCACATTCGTGATATcccatatttattatataaggGAAAGAAGTTCATGacattatatatgtatgaggTCCTCTTAATCatgtaaatgtgttttaaagtcgCGAGGATTCATTAgactgaaaaaaataaatatttatgtgGTTGAGATCATAGATCAACAATTTATGGACACTAGATCTAAAACGAATAATAAAGATATCGGGCTCAAAAACTTTACATTTAATCTAGATGTGTTTAGATCAAGTTCCACTCGTAGAAGAAAATCTTAATCACTTGGTGACCTTTCACTCGATCACTTGTGTTTTGAGTCTTGACACCTTTGTAGAGTGGCTACTCAACTTtcttgaaagagagagagagatgaagaCTCTTTGAAAGACAACAATTTAGAATGTCTAACTCTAAAACCTTTAAGAGGGTTTATACAAACTTATGGTTTCAAGTAACTTTGACCTAACTTGGGCTTAGGTTACTTAATATAGTTAAttgggtcttaattaattaattagccctaaTGGGCTCCAATTTATCA
Above is a window of Vitis vinifera cultivar Pinot Noir 40024 chromosome 11, ASM3070453v1 DNA encoding:
- the LOC100260369 gene encoding protein SUPPRESSOR OF MAX2 1 encodes the protein MRAGLSTIQQTLTPEAASVLNHSIAEAGRRNHGQTTPLHVAATLLGSPSGFLRQACIRSHPNSSHPLQCRALELCFSVALERLPTAQNISPGLEPPISNALMAALKRAQAHQRRGCPEQQQQPLLAVKVELQQLIISILDDPSVSRVMREASFSSPAVKATIEQSMNSPPTPNVSPSPIGLGGFRGPGAPTSTPTPTPTRNLYLNPRLQQQGNAATAAAANQSGHQRAEEVKRVVDILLRTKKRNPVLVGESEPEAVMKELLRRIEKRDFGDGPLKNVEVISLHRELSLNNSDRTQIPTKLKELGRLVEARIGGGSIILDLGDLKWLVEQPVNLGVAGSGTVGQQVVSEAGRAAVAEMGKLLATFGEGSNGRLWLIGTATCETYLRCQVYHPSMENDWDLQAVPIAARTPVPGLFSRFGTNGILSSSVESLTPMKNFPTAITALPRRVSENMDPAQKMSCCPQCMENYEQELGKLEGQEFEKSSSEVKSEVSRSSLPQWLKNAKALDGDVKTTDQSQTKDQELIWKQKPQDLLKKWNDTCLHLHPNFHQPNLNSERITPTALSMTGLYNATLLGRQAFQPKLQPTRNLGETLQLNSNLVANQPCEQAVTPPGSPVRTDLVLGRTKINETTTEKIHKEHVKDFFQCISSESLNKFHELQNDKLSPLDADSVKKLLKGLAEKVSWQQDAARTVATTVTQCKMGNGKRRSAGSKGDIWLLFTGPDRIGKKKMAAALSELVCGVNPIMICLGSRRDDGELDMNFRGKTAVDRIAEAVRRNHFSVIMLEDIDEADMLVQGSIKRAMERGRLVDSHGREVSLGNVIFILTANWLVDNRKSLSNSTLLNEEKLASIAGGGWQLKLSASEKSAKRRANWLHDEDRSTKPRKENGSALSFDLNQAADTEDDRADGSRNSSDLTIDHEDEQGPENRCLPPTSASRELLNSVDNVITFKPVDFNPIRHQVRSCIARKFSSVMGDKLSIQVEDEALEKILGGVWLGRSGLEEWAEKVLVPGFHQLKASMSSTDAACDESTMLVRLEFFDSDSDSRGYGDWLPSKITVVVGGS